A single genomic interval of Roseomonas aeriglobus harbors:
- the lpdA gene encoding dihydrolipoyl dehydrogenase produces the protein MADTYDLIVLGSGPGGYVAAIRGAQLGLKVAIVERELLGGICLNWGCIPTKALLRSAEIFHYMQHAKDYGLAAEKISADLDAVVKRSRGVSKQLNQGVTHLMKKNKIAVHMGTGKLTGKGKLSVTDKDGKTTELSAKNIIVATGARARDLPNLPADGKRVWTYRHAMVPTEMPTKLLVIGSGAIGIEFASFYNDMGADVTVVEMMDRIVPVEDADVSAFLEKALKKQGMNILTGASVSDIKATDKGVTAKLKDKAGKETSAEFSHVIVAIGIVPNTADVGLKELGVQMDDRGFLKTDAMCRTNVEGVWAIGDITAPPWLAHKASHEGVIAAEAIAGKHPHAMDPKNIPGCTYCHPQVASVGLTEAKAREAGYELKVGTFPFIGNGKAIALGEAEGFIKTVFDAKTGELLGAHMVGAEVTELIQGYTVGKTLETTEAELMETVFPHPTLSEMMHESVLAAYGRALHI, from the coding sequence ATGGCCGACACCTATGACCTGATCGTGCTGGGCTCCGGTCCCGGCGGCTATGTCGCGGCGATCCGCGGCGCCCAGCTGGGCCTGAAGGTCGCGATCGTCGAGCGCGAACTGCTCGGCGGCATCTGCCTCAACTGGGGCTGTATTCCGACCAAGGCGCTGCTGCGCTCGGCCGAGATTTTTCATTACATGCAGCACGCCAAGGACTACGGCCTGGCGGCGGAAAAGATCTCCGCCGACCTCGACGCGGTCGTGAAGCGCTCGCGGGGCGTGTCGAAGCAGCTCAATCAGGGCGTCACGCACCTGATGAAGAAGAATAAGATCGCGGTCCACATGGGCACCGGCAAGCTGACGGGGAAGGGCAAGCTGAGCGTCACCGACAAGGACGGCAAGACGACCGAGCTGTCGGCCAAGAACATCATCGTCGCGACCGGCGCGCGCGCCCGCGACCTGCCGAACCTGCCCGCCGACGGCAAGCGCGTCTGGACCTATCGCCACGCGATGGTGCCCACCGAGATGCCGACCAAGCTGCTGGTCATCGGCTCTGGCGCGATTGGAATCGAATTCGCCAGCTTCTACAACGACATGGGCGCGGACGTGACGGTCGTCGAGATGATGGACCGCATCGTGCCGGTCGAGGATGCCGACGTCTCGGCCTTCCTCGAAAAGGCGCTCAAGAAGCAGGGCATGAACATCCTGACCGGCGCCAGCGTCAGTGACATCAAGGCGACCGACAAGGGCGTCACCGCCAAGCTGAAGGACAAGGCGGGCAAGGAGACGTCAGCCGAGTTCAGCCACGTCATCGTCGCCATCGGCATCGTGCCGAACACCGCCGACGTCGGCCTCAAGGAACTGGGCGTCCAGATGGACGACCGCGGCTTCCTGAAGACCGACGCGATGTGCCGTACCAATGTCGAGGGGGTGTGGGCGATCGGCGACATCACCGCGCCGCCATGGCTCGCGCACAAGGCCAGCCACGAAGGCGTGATCGCCGCCGAAGCGATCGCCGGCAAGCATCCGCACGCAATGGACCCGAAGAACATCCCGGGCTGCACCTATTGTCATCCGCAGGTCGCCAGCGTCGGCCTGACCGAAGCGAAGGCGAGAGAAGCCGGCTACGAGCTGAAGGTCGGCACATTCCCCTTCATCGGCAACGGCAAGGCGATCGCGCTGGGCGAGGCCGAAGGGTTCATCAAGACGGTGTTCGACGCCAAGACCGGCGAACTGCTGGGCGCACATATGGTCGGCGCGGAAGTGACCGAACTGATCCAGGGCTACACCGTCGGCAAGACGCTGGAGACGACCGAAGCCGAACTGATGGAAACGGTCTTCCCGCATCCGACGCTGAGCGAGATGATGCACGAGAGCGTGCTCGCAGCCTATGGCAGGGCGTTGCATATCTAG
- a CDS encoding acyl-CoA thioesterase, which yields MDEPRRGQPQQQPAIRVTTMPADANPYGDIFGGWLMSQMDMAAGLVASRHAHGRAVTIAVEGMKFHAPVAVGDEVSVYADLVKVGRTSMTIDVQAWRRGRHVEESCLVTQAQFVFVAIDEHRQPRPVAG from the coding sequence ATGGATGAACCCCGCCGCGGCCAGCCGCAGCAGCAACCCGCCATCCGGGTGACGACGATGCCGGCGGATGCCAACCCCTATGGCGACATCTTCGGCGGCTGGCTGATGAGCCAGATGGACATGGCCGCGGGCCTGGTCGCCTCGCGCCACGCCCACGGCCGCGCGGTGACGATTGCGGTGGAGGGCATGAAATTCCACGCGCCCGTCGCCGTCGGTGACGAAGTGTCGGTCTACGCCGATCTGGTGAAGGTCGGCCGCACGTCGATGACGATCGATGTTCAGGCCTGGCGCCGCGGTCGCCATGTCGAGGAAAGCTGCCTGGTCACCCAGGCGCAGTTCGTCTTCGTCGCGATCGACGAACACCGCCAGCCGCGGCCCGTGGCGGGATGA
- a CDS encoding pyruvate dehydrogenase complex dihydrolipoamide acetyltransferase, translating into MAIDLKMPALSPTMEEGTLAKWLVKEGDVVKAGDLLAEIETDKATMEFEAVDEGTIAKILVAEGTDGVKVGTVIATIAAEGEDASAAAAAPKADAPKAEAKPAEAPKAAAPAPSPTPSPTPAPAAAASGERVKASPLARRIAADKGVDLSGVTGSGPNGRIVKADVEGAKPGAAPAKAAESAPAPTASEAPAAPASAAAAAPAKVWWDESIPHEVEKLTNIRKTIARRLTESKQTVPHIYLTVDIRLDALLKLRSDLNKALEARGVKLSVNDLLIKALGVALEATPKCNVTFTGDSLVSYKRADVSVAVSTPTGLITPIIRDAANASPSSISTQMKELAGRAKEGKLKPEEYQGGTASLSNMGMFGIKQFEAVINPPQGMIMAIGAGEKRPYIVDDALAVATVMSATGSFDHRAIDGADGAQLMKAFKDLVESPLGMIA; encoded by the coding sequence ATGGCGATCGATCTGAAAATGCCCGCGCTTTCCCCGACGATGGAGGAGGGCACGCTCGCCAAGTGGCTGGTCAAGGAAGGCGATGTGGTGAAGGCGGGCGACCTGCTCGCCGAAATCGAAACCGACAAGGCGACGATGGAATTCGAAGCCGTCGACGAAGGCACGATCGCCAAGATCCTGGTCGCCGAAGGCACCGATGGCGTGAAGGTCGGCACCGTCATCGCGACGATCGCGGCCGAGGGCGAGGATGCCTCCGCCGCCGCCGCTGCCCCCAAGGCAGACGCCCCGAAGGCGGAAGCTAAGCCTGCCGAAGCCCCCAAGGCGGCGGCCCCCGCACCGAGCCCGACGCCATCGCCGACCCCGGCTCCCGCCGCCGCCGCTTCGGGCGAGCGCGTGAAGGCCTCGCCGCTCGCGCGCCGCATCGCCGCCGACAAGGGTGTCGACCTATCGGGCGTCACCGGTTCGGGCCCGAACGGCCGCATCGTGAAGGCCGACGTCGAGGGCGCCAAGCCCGGCGCCGCGCCCGCCAAGGCCGCGGAGAGCGCACCGGCACCGACCGCCAGCGAAGCGCCCGCCGCACCCGCTTCCGCTGCCGCCGCAGCACCGGCGAAGGTCTGGTGGGACGAGAGCATCCCGCACGAGGTCGAGAAGCTCACCAACATCCGCAAGACGATCGCGCGCCGCCTGACCGAATCGAAGCAGACCGTTCCGCACATCTATCTGACGGTCGACATCCGCCTCGACGCGCTGCTGAAGCTGCGTAGCGACCTGAACAAGGCGCTGGAAGCGCGCGGTGTGAAACTGTCGGTCAACGATCTGCTGATCAAGGCGCTGGGTGTCGCGCTCGAAGCCACGCCCAAGTGCAACGTGACCTTCACCGGTGATTCGCTGGTCAGCTACAAGCGCGCCGATGTCTCGGTCGCCGTGTCGACGCCGACCGGCCTCATCACCCCGATCATCCGCGATGCCGCCAACGCCTCGCCGTCGTCGATCTCGACGCAGATGAAGGAGCTCGCCGGCCGTGCGAAGGAAGGCAAGCTGAAGCCCGAAGAATATCAGGGCGGCACCGCCTCGCTCAGCAACATGGGCATGTTCGGCATCAAGCAGTTCGAAGCGGTCATCAACCCGCCGCAGGGCATGATCATGGCGATCGGCGCGGGCGAGAAGCGTCCGTACATCGTCGACGATGCGCTGGCCGTCGCGACCGTCATGTCGGCGACCGGCAGCTTCGACCACCGCGCGATCGATGGCGCGGACGGCGCACAGCTGATGAAGGCGTTCAAGGACCTGGTCGAGTCGCCGCTCGGCATGATCGCCTGA
- a CDS encoding universal stress protein has product MRTYLVVVDDSPEAENALRFAARRAVKTGGGVEILALIPPSEFVQWGGVQATIEEEARLHAEAIVAGAAGTLLAESGVTPSIVVRQGDGPKIVREMIDANPDIAALVLGAASSGAPGPLVSHFAGTDAGALSVPVMLIPGSLSREDIDRVS; this is encoded by the coding sequence ATGCGCACCTATCTGGTCGTGGTCGACGACAGTCCGGAAGCGGAAAACGCCCTGCGCTTTGCGGCCCGGCGCGCGGTGAAGACCGGCGGCGGGGTCGAAATCCTGGCACTGATTCCGCCGTCCGAATTCGTCCAATGGGGCGGCGTGCAGGCGACGATCGAGGAGGAGGCGCGCTTGCATGCCGAAGCGATCGTCGCGGGCGCGGCAGGCACCCTGCTCGCCGAATCGGGCGTGACGCCTTCGATCGTGGTGCGCCAGGGCGACGGGCCGAAGATCGTGCGCGAGATGATCGATGCCAACCCCGACATCGCGGCCCTGGTGCTGGGTGCGGCATCGAGCGGCGCACCCGGCCCGTTGGTAAGCCATTTCGCCGGCACCGACGCGGGCGCATTGAGCGTGCCGGTGATGCTGATCCCGGGGTCGCTCAGCCGCGAGGATATTGATCGGGTCAGCTGA
- a CDS encoding RcnB family protein: protein MRSLWIATLTATALVPVAASAQSVARSGAMSGPGTFAGARAGAGGAFSQARSAPAMPIQHRGGGNWSGPRGGAWSGANSQARSGSWSRSWSGPRGTWTGQRWTGGSRWGNRVDGRWAVGGWAPGGWSAYRRPTRGWVLPSYWFAPSYYINDFAFYGLGAPPAGYTWTRYYDDAVLVDGRGRVFDSVSGIDWDRYDGAAAYDDYAYDDGDAYYADGVDDDYAPRDRRDRDRGVGGAVIGGVVGGVAGNVIAGRGNRLGGTLIGAGVGAVAGAAIDRAEDRGRERRVYRERRIDDRGAPYPYPGPDLPPPPPGAYPPPPPPIVHHGGGYAGGYETRVYSSGGYGYYGGTTTTVTVMPTTTETVETITVYDNVQTNRYVYKKAKPVVRHHRAPTKIIQRSKILSR, encoded by the coding sequence ATGCGCAGCCTTTGGATCGCAACGCTGACCGCGACCGCACTGGTCCCCGTGGCGGCTTCCGCTCAATCCGTCGCCCGCAGTGGTGCGATGAGTGGGCCGGGCACCTTCGCCGGCGCGCGGGCCGGTGCCGGCGGCGCGTTCAGCCAGGCGCGCAGTGCGCCGGCGATGCCGATCCAGCACCGCGGCGGCGGCAACTGGTCGGGGCCGCGCGGCGGCGCCTGGTCCGGCGCCAACAGCCAGGCGCGCTCGGGCAGCTGGTCGCGTAGCTGGAGCGGCCCGCGCGGGACATGGACCGGACAGCGGTGGACCGGCGGGTCGCGGTGGGGCAACCGTGTCGATGGCCGCTGGGCCGTCGGTGGCTGGGCGCCGGGCGGCTGGAGCGCCTATCGCCGCCCGACCCGGGGCTGGGTGCTGCCGAGCTATTGGTTCGCACCGAGCTATTACATCAACGACTTCGCTTTCTACGGCCTCGGCGCGCCGCCGGCAGGCTACACCTGGACGCGCTATTATGACGATGCCGTGCTGGTCGATGGTCGCGGGCGCGTGTTCGACAGCGTCAGCGGAATCGACTGGGACCGCTACGACGGCGCCGCGGCCTATGACGACTATGCCTATGATGATGGCGATGCCTATTACGCCGACGGCGTGGATGATGATTACGCTCCGCGCGACCGGCGCGATCGCGATCGGGGTGTCGGCGGTGCGGTGATCGGCGGCGTCGTTGGTGGCGTTGCGGGCAATGTCATCGCCGGCCGCGGCAACCGTCTGGGCGGCACGCTGATCGGTGCGGGCGTCGGCGCGGTCGCCGGTGCAGCGATCGATCGGGCCGAGGATCGCGGGCGCGAGCGCCGCGTGTACCGCGAGCGTCGGATCGACGACCGTGGCGCGCCCTATCCGTATCCGGGCCCCGACCTGCCGCCGCCGCCCCCGGGTGCCTATCCGCCCCCGCCGCCGCCGATCGTCCATCATGGCGGTGGCTATGCTGGCGGCTATGAGACGCGCGTCTATAGCTCGGGGGGCTATGGCTATTACGGCGGCACGACGACCACGGTCACGGTAATGCCGACGACGACCGAGACGGTCGAGACGATCACCGTCTACGACAACGTCCAGACCAACCGCTATGTCTACAAGAAGGCTAAGCCGGTCGTCCGCCACCACCGTGCACCGACCAAGATCATCCAGCGCTCGAAGATCCTGAGCCGCTGA
- a CDS encoding GAF domain-containing protein, translating to MYDFTITAESKSDLYRDLESALDALTADEPDAIANMANVSALIWQYLPDLNWAGFYRNVGGELVLGPFQGKAACIRIPFGKGVCGTAAETRETQLVEDVHAFPGHIACDAASRSELVVPIVSQGELIGVLDLDSPSPARFDAGDAAGCEALMRILAPRLAGPGPR from the coding sequence ATGTACGATTTCACCATCACCGCCGAATCCAAGTCGGATCTTTACCGCGACCTCGAATCGGCGCTCGACGCGCTGACCGCCGACGAGCCGGATGCCATTGCCAATATGGCGAATGTGTCGGCGTTGATCTGGCAGTATCTGCCCGACCTCAACTGGGCGGGCTTCTATCGCAATGTCGGCGGCGAACTCGTGCTCGGGCCGTTCCAGGGCAAGGCGGCGTGTATCCGCATCCCGTTCGGCAAGGGCGTCTGCGGCACGGCGGCGGAAACCCGCGAGACGCAGCTGGTCGAGGACGTTCACGCCTTCCCCGGCCATATCGCCTGCGACGCCGCCAGCCGGTCGGAACTCGTCGTGCCGATCGTCAGCCAGGGCGAACTGATTGGCGTGCTCGATCTCGATAGTCCCTCGCCGGCGCGCTTCGATGCCGGCGATGCGGCGGGTTGCGAAGCGCTGATGCGCATTCTGGCCCCGCGCCTCGCGGGACCGGGACCCCGTTGA
- the arfB gene encoding aminoacyl-tRNA hydrolase, whose amino-acid sequence MIPDAAILEEKFLAATGPGGQNVNKVATAVQLRVDVFKLGLPPYAYAKLKTLAGSKLTANGELLITARRFRTQDANREDARARLAELIAEAHVRQAKRVKTKPSKAAKARRVDEKKGRSAVKAGRGKVRVD is encoded by the coding sequence GTGATCCCCGACGCGGCGATCCTCGAGGAGAAATTCCTCGCCGCGACCGGTCCTGGTGGGCAGAACGTCAACAAGGTCGCGACCGCGGTGCAGCTGCGGGTCGACGTCTTTAAGCTGGGCCTGCCGCCGTACGCCTATGCCAAGCTGAAGACACTTGCGGGCAGCAAGCTGACCGCAAACGGCGAACTTCTGATCACCGCCCGCCGCTTCCGCACCCAGGACGCCAACCGCGAGGATGCCCGAGCGCGCCTGGCCGAGCTGATCGCCGAAGCGCATGTGCGCCAGGCGAAGCGGGTGAAGACCAAGCCGTCGAAGGCGGCCAAGGCGCGCCGTGTGGACGAAAAAAAGGGCCGCAGCGCGGTAAAGGCCGGGCGGGGCAAGGTGAGGGTGGATTGA
- a CDS encoding RNA pseudouridine synthase: MLADRILFLDGEAIVLDKPAGLPVDSPRDRSPSVESMLHELTFGFHRLPHPVHRIDRDTSGCLLLARNPGATKRFGQAFEGGRVEKRYLAILDGVPDGEGGTIDLPLVKVSTRESGWRMIGREDGKAARTNWSLLQVKDGHALVEFRPETGRTHQLRVHAATGLGVPIVGDPVYGRDGSRGMMLHAATLRLERPGKPPIEAEADLPERFVALGFAR, encoded by the coding sequence ATGCTCGCAGATCGTATCCTGTTCCTCGACGGCGAGGCGATCGTCCTCGACAAGCCCGCCGGCCTGCCGGTCGATTCGCCGCGCGACCGTTCGCCCAGCGTCGAATCGATGCTGCATGAGCTGACGTTCGGCTTTCACCGCCTGCCGCACCCGGTCCATCGTATCGACCGCGATACCAGCGGCTGCCTGTTGCTGGCGCGCAATCCTGGCGCGACGAAGCGGTTCGGACAGGCGTTCGAGGGTGGACGGGTCGAAAAGCGGTATCTCGCGATCCTCGACGGGGTACCGGACGGGGAGGGCGGGACGATCGACCTGCCGCTCGTCAAGGTCAGCACGCGTGAGAGCGGCTGGCGGATGATCGGCCGCGAGGACGGCAAGGCAGCGCGTACCAACTGGTCGCTGCTCCAGGTGAAGGACGGCCACGCGCTCGTTGAATTCCGGCCGGAGACGGGGCGCACGCACCAGCTGCGTGTGCATGCCGCGACCGGTCTCGGTGTCCCGATCGTCGGTGATCCCGTGTATGGCCGTGACGGCAGCAGGGGGATGATGCTTCACGCGGCGACCCTGCGCCTCGAACGGCCGGGCAAGCCGCCGATCGAAGCGGAGGCCGACCTGCCGGAGCGGTTCGTCGCGCTCGGCTTTGCGCGGTGA
- the wrbA gene encoding NAD(P)H:quinone oxidoreductase, producing MAKVLVLYYSSYGHIEQMADAVAEGARGAGAEVDIRRVRETAPEDVAKASGFKTDSAHPVLDDPNELEKYDAIIVGSPTRFGRMSSQMAAFWDTAGGLWYKGGLNGKVGAAFTSTATQHGGQETTLFSIITNLLHFGLVVVGLDYGYEGHTGVREVHGTTPYGASTIADGDGSRQPSSVDLDGARYQGRRVAEVAAKLIG from the coding sequence ATGGCGAAGGTTCTCGTCCTCTATTACTCGTCCTACGGTCACATCGAGCAGATGGCGGACGCCGTTGCCGAAGGCGCACGCGGTGCCGGTGCCGAAGTCGACATTCGTCGCGTTCGCGAAACCGCACCTGAGGACGTTGCGAAGGCTTCCGGCTTCAAGACCGACAGCGCGCATCCCGTGCTGGACGATCCGAACGAACTCGAGAAATACGATGCGATCATCGTCGGTTCGCCGACTCGCTTCGGTCGCATGTCCAGCCAGATGGCGGCGTTCTGGGATACCGCCGGGGGCCTGTGGTACAAGGGCGGCCTGAACGGCAAGGTCGGCGCGGCCTTCACCTCGACCGCGACGCAGCACGGCGGGCAGGAAACGACGCTGTTCAGCATCATCACCAACCTGCTGCACTTCGGACTGGTCGTGGTCGGGCTCGACTATGGCTATGAAGGCCACACCGGCGTGAGGGAAGTTCACGGCACGACGCCCTATGGCGCATCGACGATTGCCGATGGTGACGGCAGCCGCCAGCCGAGCAGCGTCGACCTCGACGGGGCTCGCTATCAGGGCCGCCGCGTGGCGGAAGTCGCCGCGAAGCTGATCGGTTGA
- a CDS encoding pirin family protein, which translates to MLDTATNTIDRRPFETLGHANHGWLDARHHFSFANYYDPARMGWGAIRVWNDDAIAANSGFPPHPHRDMEIITYVRSGAITHKDSMGNQGRTGAGDVQVMSAGSGVRHAEYNLEAEETRIFQIWIEPRTSGGAPSWGAKPFPKGDRSGSFQTLASGFADEIAAGALPIRAEARVLGATLKAGETLTYDLGAGRHAYLVPATGALDIDGEAIATRDGAALLGGKTYTITATDDAEIVLVDSE; encoded by the coding sequence CGCCACCAACACCATCGACCGTCGCCCGTTCGAAACGCTCGGCCATGCCAATCACGGCTGGCTCGACGCGCGGCATCATTTCAGCTTCGCCAATTATTATGATCCCGCCCGCATGGGCTGGGGCGCGATCCGCGTATGGAATGACGATGCCATCGCGGCGAACAGCGGCTTTCCCCCGCATCCGCACCGCGACATGGAGATCATCACGTACGTCCGCAGCGGCGCGATCACGCACAAGGATTCGATGGGCAATCAGGGCCGCACCGGCGCCGGCGACGTCCAGGTGATGTCGGCGGGCAGCGGCGTGCGCCATGCCGAATATAATCTTGAAGCGGAGGAGACGCGGATCTTCCAGATCTGGATCGAACCGCGCACCAGCGGCGGCGCCCCGTCGTGGGGAGCAAAGCCGTTCCCGAAAGGCGACCGGTCGGGTAGCTTTCAGACGCTCGCCAGCGGGTTTGCCGACGAGATCGCGGCGGGTGCCCTGCCGATCCGGGCCGAAGCGCGCGTGCTCGGCGCGACGCTGAAGGCCGGCGAAACGCTGACCTATGATCTCGGCGCGGGGCGTCATGCCTATCTCGTCCCCGCGACCGGCGCGCTCGACATCGATGGGGAGGCGATCGCGACCCGCGACGGGGCGGCGTTGCTCGGCGGCAAGACCTACACGATCACCGCAACCGACGACGCCGAAATCGTTCTCGTCGACAGCGAATAA